In the Rhea pennata isolate bPtePen1 chromosome 4, bPtePen1.pri, whole genome shotgun sequence genome, CCTGTAAAAACcgtaaatgctatttttctttttttttttctttttcttttttttttattttaaacgTTTCTCTTGGTTTACAAAAGATCAATAACcggtacttttttttttttttttttttttaacactctCAGATTCCTGAATATTGACAGGTCTTCAAAGGGAGCAGTATCATAGGAAACCTTAAGAGGGACCGTCCTGAAGGTTTTAAGACACGATAAAGCTAAAATATCAAGTCTTTCCAGGCCGAGCCTGCCGCGAGGCCGCAGtccccggcgcggctcggcgcggcccggcgcggcgcggctcggcccggcccgggggcgcGCGCCGTCGTTTTGGttgcccgccgcccgcctcccccaccccggggagagcaggaggagggcagggggtggtggtggtgggggggatCACACCTCGCATTCCCTGGCCGGCTGCTGGTGGCAGGAGCACGAGCCGTACTCGTTAATGATCACCAGGGCGCCCTCGATGTGGTTGGGTTTGTAGTCAACGTAATATTCCTGGGCCGACATGGCAGCCATTTGGTGCATGGTCtgtttttgcttctgctttcgGCGCTGCGTCACGAAGCACTGCCTGAGCTGCCTCAGGCTGGCCGGGAAGCACTTCCAGGAGACGTACAGCACCAAAACCACgatgaggaaggagaagatgAGCGCCATGGTGCCCGTCACCACCTTGTGGATCTGCACCGCGTTCTCGGCGGTCTCGCCGGGCGGCGTGCCGGGCGAGGCGCccgcggcggtggcggcggcggtggtggcggcggccgcccgcccgtcggagcccgccgcggccgagctcggccccgcgggcgcctcggtggcggcgggcggcgggctgccggcgccggTGGGCTCCGCCGCCTCGTCGCACAAGTGGAAGGCGTAGACGGCGTCCAGCAGGTCCTCGCCCTGCGCGTACTCCGGCGTGGCGCAGAGCAGGTTGCCGTCGTAGCGGCCCTTGAAGTCGCTCAGCCACGAGGCCAGGGCGCAGACGTTGCGGCCGCAGTCCCAGGCGTTGGCGGCCAGGCTGATGCTGGTGAGGGCTTTCCAGGAGGCCAGGATGCGCGGGTCGACGTAGGTGAGGCGGTTGGAGTCCAGCTGCAGCGACTTGAGGTGGGGCACACTCTCGAAAACGTGAGGCTCCATGTACTCGATCTCGTTGCCCGACAGATCCATCTTTTCCAGTTTCCATATCCAGTCCAGCGTGTTCACCACGATGGTGACCTTATTCCTCCGGAGGCAGAGGGAGTGCAGCGAGAGGAGCCTGGGGAAATGGGCTAAGTTCACCTTCACCAGATCGTTGTGCTCCAGGTGGAGCTCGGTGAGCTTGAACAAGCCCGCAAAAGAGTTTCGAGCCAGGCTCTTTAACTGATTGTATCCTATGTCTAGAAACTTGAGGCTGCGGCAGTCCTGGAAAATTCTCACGGGCACAAACTTGAGGGCGTTGGACCTCATGTGCAAGGTGGTGAGCTTCCGCAGCCCGTGGAAGAGGTCCGGCTCCAGCGCCTGCAGGTTGTTGTACGATAAATCCACACTGCGCAGGTTGGGCATGGGGCGGAAAGTGGTGTTGGGCAGCTGGGTGATTTTGTTGGAGCTCAGGGTGAGCTCCTTAACCCGCCGCAGCTTTTGAAAGGCGTCCCCCTCCACCGAGCAGATGTGGTTGTGATCCAGATAGAGCCACGTGAGCTGCATTAACCCCGCGAACTGTCCGTCACGCAGCTCGGAGAGGCTGTTGTACCGCAGAGACAAGCCCATCATGCCCGACAGGTTGCGAGGCATCTCTGTGAGATTCAGTGATTCACAGTACAGAAGCCTGCCCTCGCACCGGCAGAGCTGCGGACACCCACTATTCACGGCTGGCAGCATTTTAGAAACGATACCCAGCGTACACAAAATCAACCCCGGGGGCTTCCTCAGCAGCCAGTTTAAGCAGAGACCAATGAGAAGGAAATCCATTAGCAATAATATTTCCGAATGCGCTCGAGAATGTCCATTGAATCGTTTCGAATTCTacatcatattttatttaaaagtgggggtgaggggagggggaggaagggaaggcaaaaaaaaaaaaaaaaaaggagagagaaggaaaaaaaaaaagcaaacaaacgCAACAGACACAGAGCCAAATATTTCACTTTACAGCATGCAGGAGCTGCGCAGCGTTAAAGTTCGCAGGCATTCAAAGGTAAAACGATAGTGATTTTGTTCATGTTAAAtgctgcagcaaaggaaaaaaaaaatctttcttcatgaaagaatttaattaaaaagtgtCTTACCCACCCTTTTCCAGAGAGTGACAACCTCCATTCAGTTGCTTCCTTTGTGTTTGCACTAATTATATGCGGAGCTAAAAAAGACCCCTCTGTGCTACAAATGCCGTCCCTTTCAGTGGTGTGCAAGGCTGGCACGCTCACAATGTCTTACTTTGCTTCTGCTCAGCGAGCCAGAGGGTCGTCCAGCTAGCTTTTTAGCTGACTTCTAGGACCTGCAAGTTTCGGAACTATGTGCATGAGCTCgatcttctccttctccctctgtcctTTTCCTCTGCGGTTACCACTGTGCCGCGGAAAAGACTCCAAACTCTCGCCTAACGACTCCGCCGGCTTTGGCCATCTGCTTACGGTCCATCGTTTGCCACGACCACTGGCCGGCACAACGTTTTActccagagagagagagagattaccCTTCGCGCACTGACCGGCTAAGGGCAGCTTTATTTCCCATTCTTTGTTCGCTTTTTTCCCCGTTAGGTGATGCTCAGAGCCgaacgagagagagagagagaggagagagccCTTCCCTTCAGCTGAGCAGCGTGTTGCTAGAGCATGCAGAGGCACCTAGTGTTCACTGAGTGTCGTAAGCCGCTCAGGATTGCACGCCTGCACCGGGCGGCTCGGGCAGGGGCAGGCGGAAAAGGGGTGGGCGCAAAAGGAGCCGCCGGCGCCAGCCGGCAAAGTAATATATATGCCCTCCGAGGGACCAGGCGAAggctccgcggccgccggcgcagCCCGGCTCGGCGGCCCCGCGTACGGGGCTGTAGAATTAGGAGGGCTGCTCGGCTTTTATCTAAAGTCTGAATTCGTAAGGCCGGGAGAGAGGGAGGCACTTGGTTCCGTGTGTTGGGGACGGATGTGTAAAGCAGTATCCTTGgattgtttgttatttttttttttccttctctaatttTGATGATGAGATTTGCCTTTCGGAGTcgtcttcttttctctctctctcttttttttttttttggagggagggggaTGTGGTTTTATTCTGACAGTGTCTGTATAGAGCAGCGTTTGAAATTCTGTGTGTTCATTCTCATAGAAatgcaggcagagctctgcaaatAGGAATGTCCGGTTTCATATAAGCTTTAATTACATTTGGTTTTTTTCCATCCTGCGTATTTTGCGTGTGTTCAGCACATGCTTTTCCTAAAggctttttggctttttttttgtgtgtgtgtgtgtgtgtgtgtgtgtgtgtgtgcgtgcgcacAGTGCACGCCACAGCACACAAAACTGTTCTtcttgcagcagaaagaaaactgggCTCTTGGAATAAGCTCAACATATAGGTTGCTCTGGCTGCGTTGGTGGCGTGAAAAGAGGGGGCTCAGAACCCAGTTAGTTAGTAAGTTTTGCAGATTGTGCTGTTCTTTGTTCCAcgttccaaaaaaaaaaaaaaaagaaaaaatcctcgCCTAATAATTTTCAGTCCTCATTAGCTATGGGAAATGCATCGACAGTGAGCTATCTCTGTAATTTTTACTGATGGAGAGATATATAATACTTCTGTCAGGAAAAGGCTGGCCATCTTTTCCTATTAGGAAAAAGACTCTAAAACCTATGTGCTGGTGAATGTGACCAGAGCTGACACCTCAGGATTCTGCATGAATTTGCTGTGACGAAGTTTGACATGGAAATACAAGTATTGCAGAAGATGGTGCTAATTTTCTCTTTGAGCCAGCATTGGTTGTGAAGTGCGGGAGGCAGGGCAAACACGTTacatttgcttgctttcttaaCAGCAAATATTAACGCAAAACCCCTTGCTTTTGAAGTATTTGGTATAGAATGGCAGAGCTGTGTGTTGTATATGAGCGTGACTGGCTGCTTTGAGTCTGTGTTGGTATAGATCAAGGCATGCAGTGATTTGATGCAGTAAAAGTTGTTTTGCCAAAGTCCCAGAAAACTCTGGCTCTCAGAGTTTAGGCTCTCATGcataaaaatgtgcaaaagaGCTTCattacaaatgtatttgttcAAAACAGTCTCCTTAAATGAATTACAAATATAAAACACTTTTGACTGGAGTTCCAAGACGTGGGAATCAATGTGCTTTTATGCTCCCAATTCAGTTTATTTACATGCCTCTGCTATTTGTAGCCCTTGTATTTCAGTGTGAGTAACGACTCAGAGAGAAAATGTGATGCTTTAATACTATATAAACCTCTTACATGTTTGATCATTTGGGAAGGAAAACGGAACGAGTTCTTGCTCTCCCGAGATCACACTGTCTTGTTCAAAGCAGGCTGTTTGCCAGTGTCCACTGGTTGCAGTACACCTTAATTCTCTTCCCCAGTACACAAAAGCAGGGGAGAAGGTAatcaaaaaaagcaggaaaaagagcaTAGAAGCAGGAGAGGAGACTACAGAAGCCTTTTCCAAGAATGTATTCCATGTTCGCGttccaaatattttgatataatCATCAAGGTGGGGAATAAAAGTCCTGAACTTTACAGTTACTGAACCAAGGTTCACAGCAGTAAGGCTGCATCCCTGCTAGGGTTACAACCCTGTCAGTCTCGTGGGGTAAGTCTTGATGCCACAAATAGTTTGGAGGCAGATCTGCAAAAGTAATCTTAGCCGTGTCATCAAGGGAAGTTGACATTTTCTGCAGATCAGGTGATGGTGATGATCACTTAGATACC is a window encoding:
- the LRRTM1 gene encoding leucine-rich repeat transmembrane neuronal protein 1, yielding MDFLLIGLCLNWLLRKPPGLILCTLGIVSKMLPAVNSGCPQLCRCEGRLLYCESLNLTEMPRNLSGMMGLSLRYNSLSELRDGQFAGLMQLTWLYLDHNHICSVEGDAFQKLRRVKELTLSSNKITQLPNTTFRPMPNLRSVDLSYNNLQALEPDLFHGLRKLTTLHMRSNALKFVPVRIFQDCRSLKFLDIGYNQLKSLARNSFAGLFKLTELHLEHNDLVKVNLAHFPRLLSLHSLCLRRNKVTIVVNTLDWIWKLEKMDLSGNEIEYMEPHVFESVPHLKSLQLDSNRLTYVDPRILASWKALTSISLAANAWDCGRNVCALASWLSDFKGRYDGNLLCATPEYAQGEDLLDAVYAFHLCDEAAEPTGAGSPPPAATEAPAGPSSAAAGSDGRAAAATTAAATAAGASPGTPPGETAENAVQIHKVVTGTMALIFSFLIVVLVLYVSWKCFPASLRQLRQCFVTQRRKQKQKQTMHQMAAMSAQEYYVDYKPNHIEGALVIINEYGSCSCHQQPARECEV